In Methanobacterium sp., the genomic stretch CGAAAAAGAAGCTGAAAAAATACTTGAAAAATTCAGAAAAGCGCTTGAAGACATTCCTGAGCTTGAAGAAACCCATTATATTGTTGATAATGTTAACTTAACACGCTCAGATCATGGAGAAGAAAAGAATCCTGATAAAATTCTCCGAAATGCAGAACTGGA encodes the following:
- a CDS encoding Asp-tRNA(Asn) amidotransferase GatCAB subunit C; translated protein: MKIEKEAEKILEKFRKALEDIPELEETHYIVDNVNLTRSDHGEEKNPDKILRNAEL